Within Fusobacterium periodonticum ATCC 33693, the genomic segment ACTGACTCTTTAAAATACTACTTAGCATGTGATGGAATAAAAGATGACGTAGATGCTATGTCTATGGAAAAAGTTGTTGAATTAATGGTTAAATACTTAGGTTTAACTGATTTCGATGTTAAAAAAGTTTTAGAAGCTAACATCTAATTAATTAGAAAAAACAAAAAGGCTGTTACAGAATTTTGCAACAGCCTTTATCTTAATAAACTATAAAAGGAGGGATTATGCAAGCTGATTTAGTTTTATACAATATTGGACAATTAGTTACATCAAGAGAACTTGATAAAACAAAAAAAATGGACAATATTGAAGTAATAGAAAATAATGGATATATAATAATAGAAAAAGATACAATAGTAGCTGTTGGAAGTGGAGAAGTTCCAAAAGAATATTTAACACCTGCAACAGAAATGGTAGATTTAAGTGGTAAATTGGTTACACCTGGACTTATAGATTCTCACACTCACTTGGTTCATGGAGGTTCAAGAGAAAATGAATTTGCTATGAAAATTGCAGGAGTACCTTATCTTGAAATATTAGAAAAAGGTGGAGGAATTTTAAGTAGTTTAAAATCTACAAGAAATGCAAGTGAACAAGAACTTATAGAAAAAACTTTAAAAAGTTTAAGACATATGTTAGAACTTGGTGTTACAACTGTTGAAGCTAAAAGTGGATATGGTTTAAATTTAGAAGATGAGTTAAAGCAATTAGAAGTTACTAAAATTTTAGGTTACTTACAACCTGTTACTTTAGTTTCTACATTTATGGCAGCTCATGCTACACCACCTGAATACAAAGAAAACAAAGAAGGCTATGTTCAAGAAGTTATAAGAATGTTACCTATCGTTAAAGAAAGAAACTTAGCAGAATTCTGTGATATCTTCTGTGAAGATAAAGTTTTCTCTGTTGATGAAAGTAGAAGAATATTAACAGCTGCAAAAGAATTAGGATATAAATTAAAAATCCATGCTGATGAAATTGTTTCATTAGGTGGAGTTGAACTTGCTGCTGAATTAGGAGCAACTTCTGCTGAGCACTTAATGAAAATAACTGACTCAGGAATAAATGCTCTTGCTAATAGTAATGTAATAGCTGATTTACTTCCTGCAACTTCATTTAACTTAATGGAACACTATGCTCCAGCAAGAAAAATGATAGAAGCTGGAATACAAATTGCTTTATCTACTGACTATAACCCTGGTTCTTGCCCAT encodes:
- the hutI gene encoding imidazolonepropionase, which produces MQADLVLYNIGQLVTSRELDKTKKMDNIEVIENNGYIIIEKDTIVAVGSGEVPKEYLTPATEMVDLSGKLVTPGLIDSHTHLVHGGSRENEFAMKIAGVPYLEILEKGGGILSSLKSTRNASEQELIEKTLKSLRHMLELGVTTVEAKSGYGLNLEDELKQLEVTKILGYLQPVTLVSTFMAAHATPPEYKENKEGYVQEVIRMLPIVKERNLAEFCDIFCEDKVFSVDESRRILTAAKELGYKLKIHADEIVSLGGVELAAELGATSAEHLMKITDSGINALANSNVIADLLPATSFNLMEHYAPARKMIEAGIQIALSTDYNPGSCPSENLQFVMQIGAAHLKMTPKEVFKAVTINAAKAIDKQDTIGSIEVGKKADITVFDAPSMAYFLYHFGINHTDSVYKNGKLVFKR